In Deinococcus psychrotolerans, a genomic segment contains:
- a CDS encoding aquaporin gives MTTLDTTPSMAQRLTAEAVGTFFLVTSALLAPAGTTFAVVGLTLAVMVIALGKVSGAQLNPAVTTGLITSGQFPAATGLLYMLAQIVGAVIAMLIGTAVLRELGTPAGPIAPKGLFWLMEFIGTFLLVTTVTRVVIGKASDAAASLSIGLALVVGIGISGASSGGVLNPAIAISLSVGGILSFGNVILYIVAPLLAGALAGLLTRFLATPSELRGEG, from the coding sequence ATGACCACGTTAGACACTACTCCCAGCATGGCCCAGCGCCTCACCGCCGAAGCGGTCGGCACGTTCTTTCTCGTCACCTCGGCGCTGCTGGCTCCCGCTGGAACCACTTTTGCCGTCGTCGGCCTGACCCTCGCGGTGATGGTCATTGCGCTCGGCAAAGTCTCGGGCGCTCAGCTCAACCCCGCCGTGACCACCGGCTTGATCACCTCTGGGCAGTTTCCAGCGGCCACCGGCCTGCTGTATATGCTGGCGCAAATTGTCGGCGCGGTGATTGCCATGCTGATCGGCACGGCGGTGCTGCGCGAACTCGGCACACCGGCTGGCCCGATTGCGCCCAAGGGCCTGTTCTGGCTGATGGAATTTATCGGCACCTTCCTGTTGGTCACGACCGTGACCCGCGTGGTGATCGGCAAAGCCTCGGACGCGGCGGCCAGTCTCTCCATCGGCCTGGCGCTGGTCGTCGGCATCGGCATCTCGGGCGCGAGCAGTGGGGGGGTGCTCAATCCGGCGATTGCCATTTCGCTCTCAGTGGGCGGCATCCTCAGCTTCGGCAACGTCATTTTGTACATCGTTGCTCCGCTTTTGGCGGGCGCATTGGCGGGCTTGCTGACCCGCTTTCTGGCCACGCCTTCCGAGCTGCGCGGCGAAGGCTGA
- the queG gene encoding tRNA epoxyqueuosine(34) reductase QueG, translated as MLALPSPHTTTAAQTLRELALELGFDVAGWASGQVPRQAWQSYGEWLESGRQAGMAYLETGAWRRADLSTSLLASQGVGRVLALGISHAFEETPPPKGGLRAGRVAQYAHTPDYHAQIEPLLARLVSEATSLGVRARGYVDHGPLMERDLAGRAFLGWHAKSGMLVSTELGAFVTLAAVLTDLPDQPDEPAHPDRCGRCTRCISACPTGAIDPDRAIDARKCVSYLTIEHRGPVDWALRPGIGEWLLGCDVCCAVCPWSLKAGKLARTLRPDPELAHPDLLSFFGVSEREFARRYQHAAHARPRRKGMARNAVTVAGNLGEERLRPVLDLAAADPAWEVREAATYALWRWQDRAGLERLRTDPHPQVQAGAERGLKALSGINDSVPSVER; from the coding sequence ATGCTGGCCTTGCCTTCACCCCACACCACCACCGCTGCCCAGACCCTGCGTGAGCTGGCGCTTGAGCTGGGCTTTGACGTGGCGGGCTGGGCCTCGGGTCAGGTGCCGCGCCAGGCCTGGCAGAGCTACGGCGAGTGGCTGGAGAGCGGGCGGCAAGCCGGCATGGCTTACTTGGAGACCGGCGCTTGGAGGCGGGCCGACTTGTCCACTTCGCTGCTGGCCTCGCAGGGCGTCGGGCGAGTCTTGGCGCTGGGCATCAGCCACGCCTTTGAGGAGACGCCACCGCCCAAAGGGGGCCTGCGGGCCGGACGGGTGGCCCAGTACGCCCACACGCCCGATTACCACGCCCAGATCGAGCCGCTGCTGGCGCGTTTAGTGAGCGAGGCCACTTCGCTGGGCGTTCGGGCACGCGGTTACGTCGATCACGGCCCCTTGATGGAGCGCGACCTCGCTGGGCGGGCCTTTTTGGGGTGGCACGCCAAGTCCGGAATGCTGGTCAGCACCGAGCTGGGCGCGTTCGTGACGCTGGCCGCCGTACTGACCGACTTGCCTGACCAGCCCGATGAACCGGCTCACCCCGACCGCTGCGGACGCTGCACCCGCTGCATCTCAGCTTGCCCGACGGGAGCGATTGACCCCGACCGCGCCATCGACGCCCGCAAGTGCGTGTCGTACCTGACCATTGAGCACCGGGGCCCGGTGGACTGGGCGCTGCGCCCCGGCATCGGCGAGTGGCTGCTGGGCTGCGATGTGTGCTGCGCGGTGTGTCCCTGGAGCCTCAAAGCCGGGAAGCTGGCCCGCACTCTCAGACCTGACCCCGAGCTGGCCCATCCCGATCTGCTCAGCTTTTTCGGCGTCTCGGAGCGCGAATTTGCTCGCCGGTATCAGCACGCCGCCCACGCCCGACCGCGCCGCAAGGGCATGGCCCGCAACGCCGTGACGGTGGCCGGGAACTTGGGCGAAGAGCGGCTGCGCCCGGTGCTGGACTTGGCCGCCGCCGACCCCGCCTGGGAAGTGCGCGAGGCGGCGACTTACGCGCTGTGGCGCTGGCAAGACCGGGCCGGTCTGGAACGCCTGCGAACCGACCCGCACCCGCAGGTGCAGGCAGGCGCTGAGCGGGGCTTAAAGGCGCTGAGCGGAATAAATGACAGCGTCCCGAGCGTTGAGCGCTGA
- a CDS encoding metallophosphoesterase family protein, with translation MTASRALSAEGFFSIRFWHDFNSWLTVHRAPYTNGPPQLQAAEPTQRAAGFRMRRVRLAFIADIHGNHDALAAVLADIQTQGADLLYVNGDVVNRGPDSVRAVETLLNLPTPPTFVLGNHDDLMRLWLTRDSTLPGDWFEDPFWAATAWSAGQLDQAGLIAPLLTWPMTQRLSWSGLPTIELAHGTAAHYRESLSQHTPEQRLTELLDEADVQVLIGSHTHKPMVRAVEGGRLVLNTGAVGAPFNEDPRAQYLLLDSVQGMEQGRWKATLRAVPYDRSGVLGRFESSGLLREGGVSAEIFREEVRLARSLYTPYWMWTAEGGKPRTTETWRQFQAEFPERFL, from the coding sequence ATGACAGCGTCCCGAGCGTTGAGCGCTGAAGGTTTCTTTTCCATTCGCTTCTGGCACGACTTCAATTCATGGCTGACCGTCCACCGAGCGCCGTACACAAACGGCCCGCCGCAATTGCAAGCCGCTGAGCCAACGCAGCGGGCCGCAGGCTTTAGAATGCGCCGCGTGCGCCTCGCTTTTATCGCTGACATTCACGGCAACCACGACGCCCTAGCGGCCGTACTGGCCGATATTCAAACGCAGGGAGCCGATCTGCTGTATGTCAACGGTGACGTGGTCAACCGTGGCCCCGACAGCGTGCGGGCAGTAGAAACCCTGCTGAATTTGCCGACGCCGCCGACGTTTGTGCTGGGCAACCACGACGATTTGATGCGGCTGTGGCTGACCCGCGACAGCACCTTACCCGGCGACTGGTTTGAAGACCCTTTCTGGGCCGCCACCGCCTGGAGCGCCGGTCAACTCGACCAAGCCGGGCTGATCGCCCCGCTCCTGACCTGGCCGATGACGCAGCGCCTGAGTTGGAGCGGCCTGCCCACCATCGAACTGGCGCACGGCACCGCCGCCCACTACCGCGAGAGCCTCAGCCAGCACACCCCAGAGCAGCGCCTCACCGAACTGCTGGACGAAGCCGACGTTCAGGTCTTGATCGGCTCGCACACCCACAAGCCGATGGTTAGGGCGGTGGAAGGCGGGCGGCTGGTGCTCAACACCGGAGCGGTGGGCGCTCCCTTCAACGAAGACCCCCGCGCCCAATACTTGTTGCTCGACAGCGTTCAGGGGATGGAGCAGGGCCGCTGGAAAGCCACTTTACGGGCGGTGCCCTATGACCGCTCCGGGGTGCTGGGGCGCTTTGAGAGCAGTGGCCTGTTGCGTGAGGGCGGAGTTAGCGCCGAGATCTTCCGTGAAGAAGTCCGGCTGGCCCGTAGCTTATACACCCCGTACTGGATGTGGACAGCGGAAGGCGGCAAGCCCCGCACCACCGAAACGTGGCGGCAATTTCAAGCCGAGTTTCCCGAGCGCTTTCTCTGA
- a CDS encoding saccharopine dehydrogenase family protein, giving the protein MSKVIIIGAGGVGNVVAKKCAQNDSVFTEVLIATRTVSKADKIVAEIHQHLPDSKTQFSTASVDADNVPALVELFNAFKPELVINVALPYQDLTIMDACLETGVHYLDTANYEPLDVAKFEYSWQWAYRQRFEEAGLMALLGCGFDPGATNIFTAHHAKHHFSEIHYLDIIDCNNGDHGKAFATNFNPEINIREITANGRYYENGEWIETKPLEISQDIYYPKVATRKSFVLYHEELESLVLNFPTIKRARFWMTFGENYIKHLNVLEGIGMTSIVPIDFRGLKVAPIEFLKAVLPAPESLAENYTGQTCIGVQAKGIGKDGQEKVHFVYNVCDHAETYKEVQAQGVSYTTGVPAMIGAALMLQGVWKKVGVHNVEEFDPDPFIAEMNKWGLKVDELAGIELVKA; this is encoded by the coding sequence ATGAGTAAAGTCATTATCATCGGCGCGGGCGGCGTGGGCAATGTGGTCGCCAAGAAGTGCGCCCAAAACGACAGCGTGTTCACCGAAGTTCTGATCGCCACCCGCACTGTCAGCAAGGCCGACAAAATCGTGGCCGAGATTCACCAGCACCTGCCGGACTCCAAGACCCAGTTCAGCACCGCCAGTGTGGACGCCGACAACGTTCCGGCCTTGGTCGAACTGTTCAATGCATTTAAGCCTGAACTCGTCATCAATGTGGCGCTGCCCTACCAAGATTTGACCATTATGGACGCTTGCCTGGAGACCGGCGTGCATTACCTCGACACTGCCAACTATGAGCCGCTGGACGTGGCCAAGTTTGAGTATTCGTGGCAGTGGGCGTACCGCCAGCGCTTCGAGGAAGCTGGCCTGATGGCGCTGCTCGGCTGCGGTTTCGACCCCGGCGCGACCAACATCTTCACCGCCCACCACGCCAAGCACCACTTCTCCGAAATTCACTACTTAGACATTATCGACTGCAACAACGGCGATCACGGCAAAGCTTTTGCCACCAACTTCAACCCTGAAATCAATATCCGCGAAATCACCGCCAATGGGCGCTACTATGAAAACGGCGAATGGATCGAAACCAAACCGCTGGAAATCTCGCAAGACATCTACTATCCCAAAGTTGCCACCCGCAAAAGCTTTGTGCTGTATCACGAAGAACTCGAATCCCTCGTTCTCAATTTTCCCACCATTAAACGCGCCCGCTTTTGGATGACTTTCGGCGAAAATTACATCAAGCACCTGAACGTCTTGGAAGGCATCGGTATGACCAGCATCGTGCCGATTGACTTCAGGGGCCTGAAGGTCGCGCCGATCGAATTCCTTAAAGCGGTATTGCCCGCGCCCGAATCGTTGGCTGAAAACTACACCGGCCAAACCTGTATCGGCGTGCAGGCCAAAGGCATCGGCAAAGACGGTCAGGAAAAAGTCCATTTTGTCTACAACGTCTGCGATCACGCTGAAACGTACAAGGAAGTGCAGGCGCAGGGCGTCAGTTACACCACTGGCGTTCCGGCCATGATCGGCGCGGCGCTGATGCTTCAGGGCGTCTGGAAGAAGGTGGGCGTTCACAACGTCGAAGAATTCGACCCCGATCCATTCATCGCTGAGATGAACAAATGGGGCCTGAAGGTAGACGAACTGGCGGGCATCGAACTGGTCAAAGCCTAG
- a CDS encoding molybdenum cofactor guanylyltransferase — protein sequence MLPAAPPPAIVTAAIITAGGASRRFGSDKALARLGGQTLLERVAASLENHAPRILVAPPCKYELGGWHNVPDTRSGEGPLAGLEAGLGALKTGALEPQLWAAFAAVDLPYLTPEFWARLAQFRAPNAQAVIGHSSDKRKQPLAALYHVSSLSTVTALLDKGERRMLALLDELAVIEVGWAELESAAPQAYQNVNRVEDLSENNS from the coding sequence ATGCTGCCCGCCGCGCCGCCCCCCGCCATCGTTACTGCTGCCATCATCACTGCCGGAGGAGCCTCGCGCCGGTTCGGGAGCGACAAAGCGCTGGCCCGGCTCGGTGGGCAAACCTTGCTGGAGCGGGTGGCGGCCAGCTTGGAGAACCACGCGCCCAGAATTCTTGTCGCGCCGCCGTGCAAGTACGAACTCGGCGGCTGGCACAACGTCCCCGACACCCGCTCCGGCGAAGGGCCGCTGGCGGGATTGGAAGCGGGGCTGGGTGCCTTAAAAACGGGCGCACTGGAGCCGCAACTGTGGGCGGCGTTCGCGGCGGTGGATTTGCCTTACCTGACGCCAGAGTTCTGGGCACGGCTGGCCCAGTTCAGAGCGCCGAACGCTCAGGCCGTCATCGGCCACAGCTCAGATAAGCGCAAGCAGCCGCTGGCCGCGCTTTATCACGTGTCCAGCTTGAGCACTGTCACTGCGCTGCTGGATAAAGGCGAGCGGCGAATGCTGGCCTTGCTCGATGAGTTGGCTGTGATTGAGGTGGGCTGGGCCGAGCTGGAAAGTGCCGCGCCGCAGGCTTATCAGAATGTCAACCGCGTCGAGGACTTGAGTGAAAACAACAGCTAG
- a CDS encoding DUF456 domain-containing protein, which yields MTWPFLVFLLIWLFCLAGTFIPAVPATLLIFGGALLTAWLSGFELWCDLAFFITLGVLTLLISLIDNVASAWGARRYGGSKQAIWGALIGGVVGIFIPFGLIVGPLLGALLAELLIVRKPLLLAVRAAWGTLLGVLGGVAAKFTLHVLMGLYVLWRLWPTASL from the coding sequence GTGACTTGGCCCTTTTTGGTGTTCTTGCTGATTTGGCTGTTTTGCCTTGCCGGCACCTTTATACCGGCGGTTCCGGCCACGCTGCTCATCTTTGGCGGTGCGCTGCTTACCGCTTGGCTCAGCGGCTTTGAGCTTTGGTGTGATCTCGCTTTCTTCATCACCCTCGGCGTGCTGACGCTGCTGATTTCATTGATCGACAACGTGGCCTCGGCCTGGGGCGCTCGGCGCTACGGCGGCAGCAAACAGGCCATCTGGGGAGCTTTGATCGGCGGTGTGGTGGGCATTTTTATTCCCTTCGGCTTGATCGTGGGGCCGCTCCTGGGCGCACTCTTGGCCGAGCTGCTGATCGTCAGAAAGCCGCTGCTCTTGGCGGTGCGGGCGGCTTGGGGAACGCTGCTGGGCGTGCTAGGCGGGGTGGCAGCCAAATTCACCCTACACGTGTTGATGGGGCTGTACGTCCTGTGGCGGCTGTGGCCAACGGCCAGCCTATGA
- a CDS encoding DUF6141 family protein — protein sequence MGQPDYLETQPLRQSPAVWLSVPFALLFWVLAFAQLILGVTVGNRPVSNLTMGLLWLGVGVALPSFFLLSCLKTKVDAQSVMLRLGPFPSRTIARKQIVRAYARTCDPIREYGGWGFRVASGSRRAYLASGTSGVELELVSGQRVFVGSCCPEELLSALDA from the coding sequence ATGGGTCAGCCGGATTATCTGGAAACTCAGCCACTCAGGCAGAGTCCAGCGGTGTGGCTGAGCGTTCCCTTCGCCTTGCTGTTCTGGGTGTTGGCCTTCGCCCAACTCATCTTAGGGGTGACGGTGGGCAACCGCCCCGTCTCCAATCTGACGATGGGACTGCTGTGGCTCGGCGTCGGTGTGGCCCTGCCCAGCTTTTTTCTGCTGTCCTGCCTCAAGACCAAGGTGGACGCCCAGAGCGTGATGCTGAGGCTCGGGCCGTTTCCAAGCCGCACCATTGCGAGAAAGCAGATTGTGCGGGCCTATGCCCGAACCTGCGACCCCATCCGGGAATACGGCGGCTGGGGGTTCCGTGTCGCCTCTGGCAGCAGGCGGGCTTACCTCGCGTCAGGCACCTCGGGCGTTGAGCTTGAACTCGTGAGCGGCCAGCGGGTGTTTGTCGGCTCATGCTGCCCAGAAGAACTCCTCAGCGCCCTTGACGCCTGA
- a CDS encoding metallophosphoesterase — protein MQGFDVIGDVHGCLPELLALLRRLGYGTDEELNLTLPLGRQLILVGDLVDRGPDTPGVLKLVMKAVAAGQALAVRGNHDERLGHALSGGHVRKPTANLESSLKQLVTASPTFRRRAAAFLLDSPPQLTLDEGRLLVAHAGDRADLAGSERGEYNVHGHDFEERDAYGHPVREDWAALHTGPHLIVSGHTPVRRPQQRGQVAAGESWNIDTGCVYGGSLTALRYPERQLVSVRAARAYMPSRLFEEVSGVR, from the coding sequence GTGCAGGGCTTTGACGTGATTGGAGATGTTCACGGCTGCCTGCCCGAACTGCTGGCGCTGCTCAGGCGGCTCGGTTACGGAACAGACGAAGAACTCAACCTTACGCTGCCGCTGGGCCGGCAACTCATCTTGGTGGGCGACTTGGTCGACCGTGGGCCAGACACTCCAGGTGTTCTCAAGCTGGTGATGAAGGCGGTGGCTGCTGGGCAAGCCTTAGCGGTGCGCGGCAACCACGACGAGCGGCTGGGCCACGCCCTCTCCGGCGGGCATGTCCGCAAGCCGACGGCCAATTTGGAAAGCAGCCTCAAGCAGCTTGTCACGGCGTCGCCCACCTTTCGCCGCCGCGCCGCCGCCTTTTTGTTGGACTCACCGCCGCAATTGACGCTCGATGAGGGCCGCTTGCTGGTGGCCCACGCCGGAGACAGGGCCGACCTCGCGGGCAGTGAGCGCGGCGAATACAACGTGCACGGCCACGACTTTGAGGAGCGGGACGCTTACGGGCATCCCGTGCGCGAAGACTGGGCGGCGCTTCACACCGGCCCGCACCTGATCGTCAGCGGGCACACGCCAGTGCGCCGTCCTCAGCAGCGCGGCCAAGTCGCGGCAGGGGAGAGCTGGAACATCGATACCGGCTGCGTTTACGGTGGCTCGCTCACCGCCCTGCGTTATCCGGAGCGCCAGCTCGTCAGCGTCAGGGCCGCGCGGGCGTATATGCCGAGCCGCTTATTTGAAGAAGTCAGCGGAGTGCGGTAG
- the meaB gene encoding methylmalonyl Co-A mutase-associated GTPase MeaB, translated as MSVHPLTAALLSGQRRALARAITLAESSRPDHLREAQQLLAEVLPHAGRSLRVGLSGVPGVGKSTFIEALGLQLADAGHRVAVLAVDPSSQRTGGSIMGDKTRMPNLTVHPGAFIRPSPARGALGGVARRTREAITLCEAAGYDVLLIETVGVGQSETQVASMTDVFVLLTLPNAGDELQGIKRGIMELVDVCVVNKADSNPAAARKAQGELAAALHLLTPRTALRQPQVLQASALTGAGITEVWAAVKAFTADSVRVQARRQAQHSGWFEELLKEAAWQAFEAGVSAEQLRAIRAEVRAGTLTAVQGLAALLGGAFRP; from the coding sequence ATGTCGGTTCACCCGCTCACGGCGGCTCTCCTCTCCGGTCAGCGCCGCGCACTGGCCCGCGCCATTACGCTGGCCGAGTCGTCGCGGCCTGATCACCTGAGGGAAGCCCAGCAGCTCCTCGCTGAGGTCCTGCCGCACGCGGGGCGCAGTCTCCGGGTGGGACTGAGCGGTGTGCCGGGGGTGGGCAAATCCACCTTTATAGAAGCGCTGGGCTTGCAGTTGGCTGACGCGGGCCACCGGGTCGCGGTGTTGGCGGTCGATCCCAGCAGCCAGCGCACTGGCGGCAGCATCATGGGCGACAAAACCAGAATGCCCAACCTGACGGTGCATCCCGGCGCTTTTATTCGACCCAGTCCTGCTCGCGGCGCACTCGGCGGCGTGGCGCGGCGCACCCGCGAGGCCATCACCCTGTGTGAGGCGGCGGGCTACGACGTGCTGCTGATCGAAACGGTGGGCGTCGGCCAAAGCGAAACGCAAGTCGCCAGCATGACCGACGTATTTGTGCTGCTGACCTTGCCCAACGCCGGAGACGAGCTGCAGGGCATCAAGCGCGGCATCATGGAACTGGTGGACGTGTGCGTGGTCAACAAGGCCGACAGCAACCCGGCAGCGGCCCGGAAAGCCCAGGGTGAGCTGGCGGCGGCGCTGCATCTGCTAACTCCACGCACGGCGCTGCGGCAACCTCAGGTGCTTCAAGCCTCAGCCCTGACGGGTGCGGGCATCACTGAAGTCTGGGCGGCGGTCAAGGCTTTTACGGCGGACTCGGTGCGGGTACAAGCGCGGCGGCAAGCTCAACACAGCGGCTGGTTTGAAGAACTGCTCAAAGAAGCCGCCTGGCAAGCGTTTGAAGCGGGAGTGAGCGCCGAGCAGCTGCGGGCCATTCGCGCCGAGGTGCG
- a CDS encoding GNAT family N-acetyltransferase has protein sequence MQPAAPPDWLKAPTLTNPFVRLEALTAAHAPDLAQHATDATVSFLSRGGPTANTPPAWAEYIERLNALPNRVNFAVLLSTPQGQQVAGRISYSETKPSDLWLEIGTMLTPPFQGSAANPGAKILLMERAFAVLGANRVQFKVDERNARSLKALEKLGAVREGTLRQFQVQPDGYVRDSVMFSILSSEWPAVREQLTKRLEALQTQQLS, from the coding sequence ATGCAACCTGCCGCGCCCCCAGACTGGCTCAAGGCCCCGACGCTGACCAACCCGTTCGTCCGACTTGAAGCCCTCACCGCCGCCCACGCGCCTGATCTGGCGCAGCACGCCACCGACGCCACTGTGTCGTTTTTGTCGCGGGGCGGGCCAACCGCCAACACGCCGCCGGCTTGGGCCGAGTACATTGAGCGCCTCAACGCGCTGCCCAACCGCGTGAATTTCGCGGTGCTGCTCAGCACGCCGCAGGGCCAACAAGTCGCCGGGCGCATCAGTTACAGCGAAACCAAGCCCAGCGATTTGTGGCTGGAGATCGGCACCATGCTGACCCCACCGTTTCAGGGCAGCGCCGCCAATCCGGGAGCCAAAATCCTCCTGATGGAGCGGGCCTTTGCCGTGCTGGGAGCCAACCGGGTGCAGTTCAAGGTGGATGAGCGCAACGCCCGCAGCTTAAAGGCGCTCGAAAAGCTTGGTGCGGTGCGTGAGGGCACTCTGCGGCAATTTCAGGTGCAGCCCGACGGTTACGTCCGGGACAGCGTGATGTTCAGCATTTTGAGCAGCGAGTGGCCGGCTGTGCGTGAGCAGCTCACCAAACGTTTAGAAGCTTTACAGACGCAGCAGCTAAGCTAG
- a CDS encoding prolipoprotein diacylglyceryl transferase, with product MHPVFLQIGSFSIAWYGVLMTLGIFIGAVIGTRMVRRRGLNEQLFSDMILWPLVVGFIGARLLFVATSWNLFSDKTGLALLYDIINIRQGGISIHGGLIAGVGMLYIMTRRHRVNFYQYADMFVPGIGFAIVGGRLGNIMNGSDTVGRVTNWAVGYRWPDWARGFHDAMCNPNAEENLVQYCKTIAGQQVMTAPVHFTQLYGIIIGILLIIASAFWMRSRHPGWAFWQFWLWYSVLRAGWEETFRLNPLSPNIYLNEGLNNPGIGLLTLTQVLSIPLILFSIYMLWRVARQPEIPFGQAAPVAEQSVKA from the coding sequence ATGCATCCAGTCTTCCTTCAGATCGGCAGCTTTTCCATCGCTTGGTACGGCGTCCTCATGACGCTGGGCATCTTTATCGGAGCCGTCATCGGCACCCGGATGGTGCGGCGGCGCGGCCTCAACGAGCAGCTTTTCTCGGACATGATCTTGTGGCCGCTGGTGGTCGGCTTTATCGGCGCGAGGCTGCTGTTCGTGGCGACTTCGTGGAATTTGTTCAGCGACAAAACGGGTCTAGCGCTGCTCTACGACATCATCAACATCCGGCAGGGCGGCATCAGCATTCACGGCGGGCTGATCGCGGGCGTGGGCATGCTGTACATCATGACCCGCCGCCACCGCGTCAACTTTTACCAGTACGCCGACATGTTCGTGCCGGGCATCGGCTTTGCCATCGTGGGCGGGCGGCTCGGCAATATCATGAACGGCTCCGACACGGTCGGGCGCGTCACCAACTGGGCGGTGGGCTACCGCTGGCCGGACTGGGCACGCGGTTTCCACGACGCCATGTGCAACCCCAATGCCGAAGAAAATCTGGTGCAGTACTGCAAAACCATCGCTGGTCAGCAGGTCATGACCGCTCCAGTGCATTTTACTCAGCTCTACGGCATCATCATCGGCATCCTGCTGATTATCGCCTCGGCTTTCTGGATGCGCTCGCGTCACCCCGGCTGGGCCTTCTGGCAATTCTGGTTGTGGTACAGCGTCCTGCGGGCCGGCTGGGAAGAAACCTTCCGTCTCAACCCGCTCTCGCCCAACATCTACCTCAATGAGGGTCTGAACAACCCCGGCATCGGCCTGCTGACGCTGACCCAAGTGCTGAGCATCCCGCTGATTTTGTTCTCGATTTATATGCTGTGGCGCGTCGCCCGGCAACCGGAAATCCCCTTCGGTCAAGCCGCCCCGGTTGCCGAACAGAGCGTCAAGGCTTAG
- a CDS encoding glutaredoxin family protein: MSLPPLPDLRLYSRAGCHLCEDAETALFGLGVIFERVDISGNAELERLYGWDVPVLSLGGAVIAKGVLGRERLRRVLKL; this comes from the coding sequence ATGAGTCTGCCGCCGCTGCCAGACTTGCGGCTGTATTCCCGCGCGGGCTGCCACCTCTGCGAGGACGCCGAAACCGCCCTGTTTGGGCTCGGCGTAATTTTTGAGCGCGTCGATATCAGCGGCAACGCCGAACTGGAGCGCCTCTACGGCTGGGACGTGCCGGTGCTGAGCCTCGGCGGCGCGGTGATCGCCAAAGGGGTGCTGGGCCGTGAGCGGCTGCGGCGGGTGCTGAAGTTGTAG
- a CDS encoding DinB family protein, which translates to MTQTDYASRMDWLLAFGKTPDEVAGRLERELSTYQQTVTRAQAHWNATLPERDWSPAQETEHVILVNEGSAKIAALLLSDKPLRPTEQTPIEVDAQGRRQAPSNTLPSEGQPWEHLNERFGQAGQMLQALALRADDNTERRFFHAAMGEITALDWLRMAAFHTRHHRKKLETGLTQLEALGGPAVSAPIPAEPQGKLEKGVRGFELDAHITFSGPHSAEEVTRLLRGFGARVEAYGTQDVRVARVTGQVDTQLAREQLRALLESGAASRIEVGLHGFMRSSTGQTDWVPWRRNVVLGRSDWEQVKFEEGLRYVLE; encoded by the coding sequence ATGACCCAAACTGACTACGCTTCCCGCATGGACTGGCTCCTAGCCTTTGGCAAAACGCCGGATGAAGTGGCCGGGCGCTTGGAGCGCGAGCTGAGCACTTACCAGCAAACCGTAACGCGGGCGCAGGCCCACTGGAACGCCACCTTGCCTGAGCGCGACTGGTCGCCTGCCCAAGAAACCGAACACGTGATCTTGGTCAACGAGGGCAGCGCCAAAATTGCCGCGCTGCTGCTCTCTGACAAGCCGCTGCGGCCCACCGAGCAAACACCCATCGAAGTGGACGCGCAGGGCCGCCGCCAAGCGCCCAGCAACACCCTGCCCAGTGAGGGTCAGCCCTGGGAACATCTGAATGAGCGGTTCGGGCAGGCCGGTCAAATGTTGCAGGCGTTGGCATTGCGGGCCGACGACAACACCGAGCGCCGGTTTTTTCATGCGGCAATGGGCGAGATCACGGCTTTAGACTGGCTGAGAATGGCCGCCTTCCACACCCGCCACCACCGCAAAAAGCTGGAAACGGGCCTGACCCAGTTGGAGGCGCTCGGAGGCCCAGCCGTGAGCGCTCCCATTCCTGCCGAGCCGCAGGGCAAGCTCGAAAAAGGGGTGCGCGGCTTTGAACTCGATGCCCACATCACCTTCAGCGGCCCGCACAGTGCTGAGGAAGTGACGCGGCTGCTGCGCGGCTTTGGAGCGCGGGTCGAAGCCTACGGCACGCAGGACGTGCGCGTCGCACGCGTCACCGGCCAAGTGGACACCCAACTCGCCCGCGAGCAACTCCGCGCCCTCCTGGAAAGCGGAGCCGCCAGCCGCATCGAAGTTGGACTGCACGGGTTTATGCGCTCGTCCACCGGCCAGACCGACTGGGTGCCTTGGCGGCGCAACGTGGTGCTGGGCCGCTCAGACTGGGAGCAGGTCAAGTTTGAGGAAGGCCTGCGCTACGTTTTAGAGTAG